One genomic window of Eleginops maclovinus isolate JMC-PN-2008 ecotype Puerto Natales chromosome 12, JC_Emac_rtc_rv5, whole genome shotgun sequence includes the following:
- the mfsd3 gene encoding major facilitator superfamily domain-containing protein 3 codes for MQIMNDKLVFLGLLYFVQGIPYGLQSSLLPVYLRGAGHSLTRIGFTKILYFPWVLKVLWAPLVDRVGSKRRWLVGTVSGLALTCLTSAALAPEAHIWGVAGTLLAMNSLASVQDIAVDGAAVGLLKGRGELGLGNTAQVVGYKAGSVFAGGGLLAVIDVAGWSWMFMLLTFVYAGVALFVWGAPVLDDETVKGQHADGSRRAGQPADSMWPWKVWRRMLAVPGTPWTVLYVLTYKLGEQGAVTMFPLFLLDHHMTARELGFWNGVIAMGFSICGSSLGGLLLAQFSIGALMRRVFVLRTISMVFQSSLLTILEPSPLMKGMAVLSMSVQHFLGGLITTLTFTTMMHCTQRAEESIQSTHYSFLATLEVLGKLMFSALAGGVVDWFGFQVAFLFFLTLSAGTALHVWTATFTGALREHQLKEQPK; via the exons ATGCAGATCATGAATGACAAACTAGTCTTCCTGGGCCTGCTGTACTTTGTCCAGGGCATTCCCTATGGTCTCCAGTCTTCCCTGCTTCCTGTCTACCTGCGTGGAGCTGGTCACTCTCTCACCCGCATCGGCTTCACCAAGATCCTCTACTTCCCATGGGTCCTCAAGGTGCTCTGGGCCCCTTTGGTGGACCGGGTCGGATCCAAGCGACGCTGGCTGGTGGGGACAGTGTCTGGGCTGGCTCTGACATGCCTCACCAGTGCTGCCCTGGCCCCAGAAGCACATATCTGGGGAGTAGCGGGAACCCTCTTGGCCATGAACTCCTTGGCCTCTGTCCAGGATATTGCTGTAGATGGGGCTGCAGTGGGGTTGTTGAAAGGTCGTGGGGAGCTGGGGCTGGGCAACACAGCCCAAGTCGTGGGCTATAAAGCTGGATCAGTGTTTGCCGGAGGTGGGCTGCTGGCTGTGATTGACGTGGCTGGATGGAGCTGGATGTTTATGCTGCTGACGTTTGTGTACGCAGGCGTGGCTCTGTTTGTGTGGGGGGCCCCTGTGCTGGATGATGAGACTGTGAAGGGCCAGCATGCAGATGGCAGCAGGAGGGCAGGGCAGCCTGCAGACTCTATGTGGCCATGGAAAGTGTGGAGAAGGATGCTGGCGGTGCCCGGCACCCCCTGGACCGTCCTGTATGTGCTGACATACAAACTAG GTGAGCAGGGTGCAGTCACcatgtttcctctcttcctgttgGATCATCACATGACCGCCAGGGAGCTCGGTTTCTGGAACGGCGTCATCGCGATGGGCTTCTCCATCTGCGGCTCTTCTCTCGGAGGCCTGCTGCTCGCTCAGTTCAG CATCGGGGCTCTGATGCGACGGGTGTTTGTCCTGCGAACCATCAGCATGGTCTTTCAGAGCTCTCTACTCACTATCCTGGAACCATCGCCACTCATGAAAG GTATGGCCGTCCTGAGTATGAGTGTTCAGCACTTCCTGGGTGGCCTCATCACCACGCTCACCTTCACTACCATGATGCATTGTACTCAGAGGGCAGAGGAAAGCATTCAG TCGACCCACTACAGTTTCCTGGCCACTCTGGAGGTGCTGGGGAAGCTGATGTTCAGTGCTCTGGCCGGAGGCGTGGTGGATTGGTTTGGTTTTCAAGTggccttcctcttcttcctcaccctCTCCGCCGGGACGGCCCTGCATGTGTGGACGGCCACCTTCACTGGTGCTCTCAGGGAACACCAGCTCAAAGAGCAGCCTAAGTGA